In Cygnus atratus isolate AKBS03 ecotype Queensland, Australia unplaced genomic scaffold, CAtr_DNAZoo_HiC_assembly HiC_scaffold_53, whole genome shotgun sequence, a single window of DNA contains:
- the GRINA gene encoding protein lifeguard 1 yields the protein MSHEKSFLVTADGFPGPQPPAPAPYGQPPYPAGPYPPPPFAPAPYGQPGFAPGPGPYPAGPYPPAPYPAGPYPPAGPYPQGPYAQPPYAQPQPMVPGDQDSPLHSTYHEDGPPSYYDNQDFPSAHWDDKSIRQAFIRKVFLVLTLQLTVTFAFVAVFTFVKGVKGFVQRNVWTYYISYAVFFISLIVLSCCGDFRRKHPWNLVALSILTVSLSYMVGMIASFYNTDAVIMAVGITVVVCFTVVIFSLQTKYDFTSCRGVLIICLVVLILFSILCIFIRNRIMDIIYASLGALLFTCFLAVDTQMILGNKQLALSPEEYIFAALNLYTDIINIFLYILAIIGRAKE from the exons ATGTCCCACGAGAAGAGCTTCCTGGTGACGGCCGACGGCTTCCcgggcccgcagcccccggcccccgcgcCCTACGGGCAGCCGCCGTACCCCGCCGGGCCCTACCCGCCGCCCCCGTTCGCCCCCGCGCCCTACGGGCAGCCCGGCTtcgcgccggggccggggccgtaCCCCGCCGGGCCCTACCCGCCCGCCCCGTACCCCGCTGGGCCGTACCCCCCCGCAGGGCCCTACCCGCAGGGCCCCTACGCCCAGCCGCCATATGCCCAGCCGCAGCCCATGGTGCCCGGGGACCAGGACT ccccgctGCACAGCACCTACCACGAGGACGGGCCGCCCTCCTACTACGACAACCAGGACTTCCCCTCGGCGCACTGGGACGACAAGAGCATCCGGCAGGCCTTCATCCGCAAG GTGTTCCTGGTGCTCACCCTGCAGCTCACCGTCACCTTCGCCTTCGTGGCAGTGTTCACCTTCGTGAAGGGCGTGAAGGGCTTCGTGCAGCGCAATGTCTGGACCTACTACATCTCCTACGCCGTCTTCTTCATCTCGCTCATCGTGCTCAGCTGCTGCGGGGACTTCCGCCGCAAGCACCCCTGGAACCTGGTCGCACTG TCCATCCTGACCGTCAGCCTGTCCTACATGGTGGGGATGATCGCCAGCTTCTACAACACTGACGCTGTCATCATGGCCGTGGGCATCACGGTCGTCGTCTGCTTCACGGTCGTCATCTTCTCCCTGCAG ACCAAGTACGACTTCACCTCCTGCCGGGGCGTGCTCATCATCTGCCTCGTCGTGCTCATCCTCTTCTCGATCCTCTGCATCTTCATCCGGAACCGCATCATGGACATCATCTACGCTTCCCTGGGGGCCCTGCTCTTCACCTGT TTCCTGGCGGTGGACACGCAGATGATCCTGGGCAACAAGCAGCTGGCGCTCAGCCCCGAGGAGTACATCTTCGCCGCCCTCAACCTCTACACAGACATTATCAACATCTTCCTCTACATCCTGGCCATCATCGGCAGGGCCAAGGAGTAG
- the PARP10 gene encoding protein mono-ADP-ribosyltransferase PARP10, with the protein MAEGVLEVGGAPPDAEEDLLVLYFESRRRSGGGPVRSCQRLGPLFLLTFESPQDAQGVLARGPHRLQGAELRVRPAPAWDPAGLLLQGVSPQTPPELLELYVEHVLERPPGTYSLHRTGDWALLRLHEPLDDAALAAVEERVRCRGLEGAVLAVQRLPQTDSVRVRAPGLHRDLLELYFENRRSGGGCVRTVRVLPGSRTAIVSFQEPAVAARVLQQPHQLQDSELAVSPYYEFLEPAEELDPTDAEPPAPGHEESSPEPAELPLEPSPVPSAAESEPRLQTVTEAMAQERLALPAPTLLFLRREDVRAHLGQLLAGCAAPAGYAVAEGEVVVTARSPAAARDAARLLQDALSPFTVELSAREALALCSPRWHQLRERLRCCEMQLAPGTGRLQGLALRGTEQENRQQLRDFLRDAAPDETLVSMERGALRYLQRHYQDLLASIPEVSMLPLEGDDVAGFRVSGEAGRCQAAAEFLQSLLGTVSSQTVTLHYPGVARFLLDKGGQSILRQLESRFQCVLELGNIQWSPPDPQLELAELLPPSCRRQPLPTTLGSKRPELPDGTVGDSLPPDIEEIKALLAALRTDGAHKDEEGRGSPLPALHEAALEQLEGSFGEELDPSDVLKLLGKDQELWEMSDSYGTEDVLLGKLEGQAEEEEAQMLLAIQQSMDSTRHEDEELERATALSLHSYQEEQRAGPGPASEEEDAGLLAALEASLEEALPAADTARVTLYASFEQDVSALPRQLEQALEARLRTEQVESAGLRALPAGCRRCLALLQRRHAVRLCLRDSTATLHGFAGYTAAAARDLAVLLQRLRPAEHGPPGAAARWVRWDPTGTAVPYEPATAALLEAAWQRRERHLDVLLDGRPVIVDLEQMEEYDISTASALPISRSEPPSESAWHLLGPEASGLDEEVRLMPLAEDSEEFGDTVQLFYATLEELYNKIHIVKVEKLIHPLLYKQYQLKKASMEKACRSRAVERVLFHGTTEQSSREICLHGFNRSFCGKNAALYGLGVYFAAKAAVSAQEQYSPCGTDGNKYIFVAKALTGDYTLGSRDMRAPPLREAAGAPRRYDSVVDNLSEPSIFVIFNDTQAYPQYLITCRRSKLGA; encoded by the exons ATGGCGGAgggggtgctggaggtggggggCGCCCCCCCCGACGCCGAGGAGGACCTCCTCGTCCTCTACTTCGAGAGCCGGCGGCGCTCGGGGGGGGGCCCCGTGCGGAGCTGCCAGCGCCTGGGGCCGCTCTTCCTCCTCACCTTCGAGAGCCCCCAAG ATGCCCAGGGCGTCCTGGCCCGGGGCCCCCACCGGCTGCAGGGCGCGGAGCTGCGGGTGCGCCCGGCCCCTGCCTGGGACCCGGccgggctcctgctgcagggcgtcagcccccagaccccccccgAGCTGCTGGAGCTCTACGTGGAGCACGTGCTGGAGCGGCCCCCCGGCACCTACAGCCTGCACCGCACCGGGGACTGGGCGCTGCTGCGGCTGCACGAGCCGCTCGACGATGCTG CGCTGGCGGCGGTGGAGGAGCGGGTGCGGTGCCGCGGGCTGGAGGGGGCCGTGCTGGCCGTGCAGCGGCTGCCACAGACCGACAGCGTGCGGGTGCGGGCGCCGGGGCTGCACCGGGACCTGCTGGAGCTCTACTTCGAGAACCGGCGCAGCGGTGGCGGCTGCGTGCGCACCGTGCGGGTGCTGCCGGGGAGCCGAACGGCCATCGTCTCCTTCCAGGAGCCCGCAG TGGCAGCgcgggtgctgcagcagccgcaccagctgcaggacagCGAGCTGGCCGTCTCGCCCTACTACGAGTTCCTGGAGCCGGCGGAGGAGCTGGACCCCACAGACGCTGAGCCGCCTGCTCCTGGCCATGAGGAGAGCAGCCCGGAGCCGGCAGAGCTCCCACTGGAGCCGAGCCCGGTGCCGTCAGCAGCTGAGTCCGAGCCACGGCTGCAGACGGTGACGGAGGCGATGGCACAGGAGCGCCTGGCACTGCCGGCCCCGACGCTGCTCTTCCTGCGCCGCGAGGACGTCCGCGCGCacctggggcagctcctggccggCTGCGCCGCACCGGCCGGCTATGCCGTGGCGGAGGGCGAGGTGGTGGTGACGGCAcggagccccgcggccgcccgcgATGCCGCCCGCCTGCTGCAGGACGCCCTCAGCCCCTTCACCGTGGAGCTGTCGGCGCGCGAGGCGCTGGCGCTGTGCTCGCCGCGCTGGCACCAGCTGCGCGAGCGGCTGCGGTGCTGCGAGATGCAGCTGGCCCCCGGCACCGGGCGGCTGCAGGGCCTGGCGCTGCGCGGCACGGAGCAGGAGAACCGGCAGCAGCTGCGCGACTTCCTGCGGGACGCGGCGCCCGACGAGACGCTGGTGTCGATGGAGCGGGGCGCGCTGCGCTACCTGCAGCGGCACTACCAGGACCTGCTGGCCAGCATCCCCGAGGTCTCCATGCTGCCGCTGGAAGGCGACGACGTCGCCGGCTTCAGG GTGAGCGGGGAGGCCGGGCGGTGCCAGGCCGCCGCCGAGttcctgcagagcctcctgGGCACCGTCAGCTCGCAGACGGTGACGCTGCACTACCCTGGCGTCGCCCGCTTCCTGCTGGACAAGGGTGGGCAGAGCATCCTGCGCCAGCTGGAGAGCCGCTTCCAGTGTGTCCTCGAGCTGGGCAACATCCAGTGGAGCCCCCCGGACCCCCAG ctggagctggcGGAGCTGCTCCCCCCGAGCTGCCGCCGGCAGCCGCTGCCCACCACGCTCGGCTCCAAGCGCCCGGAGTTGCCCGACGGCACTGTAGGAGACAGCCTGCCCCCCGACATCG AGGAGATCAAggcgctgctggcagcactgcgCACCGACGGCGCCCACAAGGATGAGGAGGGCAGAGGCTCCCCCTTGCCCGCCCTGCATGAGGCAGCTCTGGAGCAGCTCGAGGGCAGCTTTGGCGAAGAGTTGGACCCCAGCGATGTGCTCAAGCTCCTCGGCAAGGATCAGGAGCTCTGGGAGATGTCTGACAGCTATGGCACCGAGGACGTGCTCCTGGGCAAGCTGGAGGgccaggcagaggaagaggaggcgcAGATGCTGCTGGCCATCCAGCAGTCCATGGACAGCACGCGGCACGAGGATGAGGAGCTGGAGCGCGCCACCGCGCTGTCCCTGCACTCCTACCAGGAGGAGCAGCGggctggccccggccccgcctcGGAAGAGGAGGATGCTGGCCTCCTGGCCGCGCTGGAGGCCTCGCTGGAGGAGGCCCTGCCGGCAGCCGACACGGCACGGGTGACGCTGTACGCCTCCTTCGAGCAGGACGTGAGCGCGCTGCCCcggcagctggagcaggctcTGGAGGCTCGGCTGCGCACGGAGCAGGTGGAgagcgcggggctgcgggcgctgCCGGCCGGCTGCCGCcgctgcctggccctgctgcagcgcCGGCACGCCGTGCGCCTCTGCCTGCGTGACTCCACGGCCACGCTGCACGGCTTCGCCGGCTACaccgccgctgccgcccgcgACCTCGCCGTCCTGCTGCAGCGGCTGAGGCCAGCAGAGCACGGGCCCCCCGGGGCGGCGGCACGCTGGGTGCGCTGGGACCCCACGGGCACGGCCGTGCCCTACGAGCCCGCCACCGCCGCGCTGCTGGAGGCGGCTTGGCAGCGCCGCGAGAGGCATCTGGACGTGCTGCTGGACGGGCGGCCCGTCATCGTCGACCTGGAGCAGATGGAGGAGTACGACATCAGCactgcctctgccctgcccaTCTCGCGCAGCGAGCCCCCCAGCGAGAGCGCCTGGCACCTGCTCG GGCCGGAGGCGTCGGGGCTGGACGAGGAGGTGAGGCTGATGCCGCTGGCCGAGGACTCGGAGGAGTTTGGGGACACCGTGCAGCTCTTCTACGCCACCCTGGAGGAGCTGTACAACAAGATCCACATCGTGAAG GTGGAGAAGCTGATCCACCCGCTGCTCTACAAGCAGTACCAGCTGAAGAAGGCCAGCATGGAGAAGGCGTGCCGCAGCCGGGCCGTGGAGCGGGTCCTCTTCCACGGCACCACGGAGCAGTCCAGCCGCGAGATCTGCCTGCACGGCTTCAACCGCAGCTTCTGTGGCAAGAACG CTGCTCTCTATGGGCTCGGCGTGTACTTCGCGGCCAAGGCGGCCGTGTCGGCGCAGGAGCAGTACTCGCCCTGCGGCACGGACGGCAACAAGTACATCTTCGTGGCCAAGGCGCTGACGGGGGACTACACGCTGGGCAGCCGGGACATGCGGGCACCTCCGCtgcgggaggcggcgggcgcCCCGCGGCGCTACGACAGCGTCGTGGACAACCTGTCCGAGCCCAGCATCTTCGTCATCTTCAACGACACGCAGGCCTACCCCCAGTACCTCATCACCTGCCGCCGCTCCAAGCTGGGGGCCTGA